The Hyperolius riggenbachi isolate aHypRig1 chromosome 3, aHypRig1.pri, whole genome shotgun sequence genome window below encodes:
- the LOC137561664 gene encoding E3 ubiquitin/ISG15 ligase TRIM25-like, protein MASADMRKELLDCSICLNIYTDPVTLRCGHNFCRGCIDQALDSQEGSGRFSCPECRAECVERPVLIRNITLCNIVESFQPAQLDQKESGVFCTYCVDSAVPAVKTCLHCEASLCYKHLRTHSKSPEHVITDPTTSLRNRKCSVHKKILEYYCTQDNICICVSCRLDGKHQGHKVEMLDEASENKKRKLRQDVQELITQREKAEKSLQKLQELMTGIPVKAAGTIERVTALFRDLQRQLAVLEQRILSEVSRQEEEESRSVSNMIGQLEIKKGKLSGKMRHIEELCNMNDPLTVLQEADTSDMCDTEERLMNKDREVKQLRDGGDLDVALISLTLHTLSDVITGVKSGIYTQEAQHMLLDINTAGKHLIISDDRKTATWTDVIQHRPETPERFDCNQVASINSFSSGQHYWEVESKENVWLVGMCYPSIDRQSHAGYNNKSWGLEKYINQYKAKYDNNTVQSFIASSNRIRIHLNYEAGKLSFYELCDPIKHLHTFTATFTEPLHAFLSLGTGCSMRIERV, encoded by the coding sequence ATGGCGTCTGCTGACATGAGGAAGGAGTTGCTGGATTGTTCTATCTGCCTGAACATATATACGGATCCTGTGACGCTGAGATGTGGACACAACTTCTGCCGGGGCTGTATTGATCAAGCGCTGGACTCACAAGAGGGGTCTGGACGTTTTTCCTGCCCAGAATGCAGAGCAGAGTGTGTGGAGCGGCCTGTGCTGATCAGGAACATAACTCTGTGTAACATTGTGGAGAGTTTCCAGCCTGCTCAGCTAGATCAGAAGGAGAGCGGAGTCTTTTGTACATACTGTGTAGACTCTGCTGTGCCTGCTGTGAAGACGTGTCTTCACTGTGAAGCTTCTTTGTGTTATAAACACCTGAGAACCCACAGCAAGTCACCAGAGCATGTCATCACTGACCCCACCACTTCCCTGAGGAACAGGAAATGCTCTGTGCACAAGAAGATCCTGGAGTACTACTGCACTCAGGATAACATCTGTATCTGTGTGTCCTGCAGGCTGGATGGAAAGCATCAGGGACACAAGGTGGAAATGCTGGATGAGGCTTCTGAGAATAAGAAGAGAAAACTGAGACAGGATGTGCAGGAGCTAATTACACAGAGAGAAAAGGCTGAGAAAAGTCTTCAAAAGCTGCAAGAATTAATGACCGGGATACCAGTGAAAGCAGCTGGTACTATAGAGAGAGTCACTGCCTTGTTCAGAGACCTTCAGAGACAGCTTGCAGTCCTGGAGCAGAGAATCCTGAGTGAGGTCTCCAGGCAAGAAGAGGAGGAGTCACGCTCTGTCTCCAATATGATTGGGCAGCTGGAAATAAAGAAGGGGAAGCTGTCCGGGAAAatgcgtcacattgaggagctgtgtaacatgaatgacccactgactgtcttacaggaggCCGACACAAGTGACATGTGTGACACTGAGGAGAGGCTTATGAACAAAGACAGAGAAGTAAAACAGCTCCGGGATGGAGGAGATCTGGATGTGGCTCTAATCTCACTGACTTTACATACATTATCTGATGTCATAACAGGTGTGAAGAGTGGGATCTATACTCAGGAAGCCCAACACATGTTATTGGATATAAATACAGCTGGTAAACATCTGATCATATCAGATGACAGGAAGACTGCAACCTGGACAGACGTAATCCAACATCGCCCAGAAACACCAGAGAGATTTGACTGTAATCAGGTGGCAAGCATCAACAGCTTCTCCTCTGGGCAACATTACTGGGAAGTAGAAAGTAAAGAAAATGTTTGGTTAGTagggatgtgttaccccagtatagataggcagtcACATGCTGGTTATAATAACAAGTCCTGGGGTttagaaaaatatataaatcagTATAAAGCAAAATATGACAATAACACTGTCCAGTCGTTCATTGCCTCCAGTAACAGAATCAGGATCCATCTAAATTATGAGGCTGGGAAATTGTCCTTTTATGAGCTATGCGACCCAATCAAACACCTGCACACCTTCACTGctaccttcactgagcccctccatgcttTTCTAAGTCTTGGGACGGGTTGTAGCATGAGGATAGAGAGAGTGTAA